CTCCACCTAATCTCTCCCACTCCCAAAAGTCCccacctttttcatccatctaAACCTCCCCAACTCACACATTTATTACGATCTCCTCTTCTCTTTTGCCATGACCAGGAATTTGGTGGATCGATCTGCTACCGTTAATGGGTCACCATCGAGAAACCCTGCTGGTGGCAGCAACGGCCGAGCTGCTTCCAGATCCACTGCGGGGAAACGATCTCCTCCGCcggagaaaaatgagagaaaggtGCCAGCTTGCTCAGGCAGGTCATCAGCAGCGGCCAAAGATGACAACAAGCCAAATGGAGCTCAAGCTGATCGTGGGAATCATGCTGATTCTAGTTTGTTGCAATCGGATCAGTTGGCCGTCGGGGCAGGGGCGGATAATTCTTCCGCCGCAGCTGCAACGGCTTCCGCGGCTGCAGCGGAGAAGGTGAACTACGAAGTGGTGGAGTGGCCGAGAATTTATATTGCTCTGTcgaggaaggagaaggaagatgaTTTCCTTGCAATGAAAGGCACAAAGCTCCCTCAGAGGCCCAAAAAAAGGGCCAAAAATGTTGACAGAACTCTGCAGGTATATTAAAATCCAAATcattgttcttcaattttaattttaattttaatttgggtttaattgaaaacaaaaacggAACTGGATCCTCTGAGCTTAGGATGGGATCTCCTGAGCAGCTTATCAAGtggttgaaatttgatctaacggctctAAACAAATGGcctttttaaaagttataataattacagAATGTTAAATGGCCCGGAAAGAGGATCCAGTTCCaacaaaaacttaaattaatttaattaaaatattttttggttgtTGTTGGCAGTATTGTTTTCCAGGTATGTGGCTGTCTGACTTAACAAGGAATCGATATGAGGTCAGGGAGAAGAAATGTGTGAAGAAGGTAACATGCTTGCTCTGCTCTGCTCTGCTTTTTCCTGGCTGTAATCCTCTGTCCtttgtgtttgatgaaatttacTTTTACTTACCCTAATGGCATAACCTTCCCAATTTACCCACTAAATTTGAggtcacttttttatttttatttttttattattaaaaaggaaaaattaggcTGTTTTACCGTTATCGCAATGTTTCGGTTCAATATTGCGTTGTTACGTGATGAAAAATTTAAACATGATAACGCATTAGTGGTTGTAACGTCACATGCCAGTGAACATGAACCATGTTAGTCATTCACTTTTTTGTTTAATCGACATGCTCAAAACATTGTGATTACTTGTCCTTCACTTTTTGTAGAGGGAATGATTAGGTGCTTTAAGTggagaataataattaataattaacattGTTGATTTGTTGAGCAAATGCATGTACTGTAATTAAATATCAAACGTTGATTTGTTTGTAACGTCTAAatatttgttatttgttattcacatatatataatgtaaGAAATAATTGTATAAAATACAAAACGTTACATAATATTTTGGTCCACTTTGTGCTGATTGGGTTGGGTTGCATATGCAGCAAAAGCGAAGGGGACTCAAGGGAATGGACAGCGTCGACAGTGATTCCGAGTAGCaggctttttatttttattccaaaAATTGTATAATTTATCCAAACAAAAattatagaaaagaaaaaaaaaaaatgctggAAGTCAGGGTGCGTGGGGTCGGGGCCCCACTGGCCGAGTCGTTTCACGGCCTTTTCGTAGTCCACCTGCCCTTTCTTTGTAGGACACAGTGTTCTCGCCGTTGATGTCGATGATGATGGGTTTTGTTTTGAGGATCAACGGCTGAGATGTTCTTGGGGGTTTCAAGGGTAGTTGTGAGATTTTGGATTTTGGGGTGGGGGCATTTTGGTCAGCAGAAGTCACGGACCGAGAGGTGGATGTACAGGGGTTATTAAAGGGGAGCTTTCATCCTCATGACTCGGTCTGTGTACGTCAGCCAACTCGGCAATTTAGATAAAATATATAACTagaattttctctctttttttttttttttcgaaggtggcttttattattattgttttaatttgttttcttctagTTTATTGGTGTCTGTCATGTCATCGAGTAACTAATGTTGGCTGTGCATTCCTTTTGGTGTTTTTTCATGCTAATCTCGTGTACAAAGCTGCTTTGCTTCTGCGGTTCCCCTCCCATCAATGACAAAGCTGTTTCACTTttccattttgtttttctttccttgtaaGTACAAAATTTTCCTACGTTGTGTTTGGCATGCACCCGATGAATAAAACGTTGTATGGCATGCACACACTATCATTTTAGTTCTGGTAGTCATATGATGAGAGAGATAGACTCGTTAGTGTGCACTCCTTGGCCTCGTGTTGAGATGATATGGGTTTTTGCTTCATTGAAACTCGTATCATGGAGTTTAACTTAGTTACGTCTAGGTCTACAATACGAAGTCTGTTTTATTCTGACATAGTGTAAACGCGTACAATACAATTAATACATTAGTGGTGGTGGGATGTTTGTGTTTAAATTCCATCATTACTTGAGAAAATGGCAACCCAACTCAAAAAAAATGCATCAGCTCTAATCCAGCATCCTGCATCCTGAGTCTGATTGGAGTTTGCAAACTTGTAAAATGGGCTGAAGACTTGGAATTTGGACACCAAGTCCAATTAATTTCACTTGTATGTTCTCAGCGGCCACCTgcaaccataaaaaaaaaaaaaaaacctttgtaCAAATGGATAGCTGCCATGCTTTTTATTCAACCCTAACATTGCTCACTCTTTGCTCTTCTTGTTTTCTGGCagtcacttttttttt
This genomic stretch from Pyrus communis chromosome 2, drPyrComm1.1, whole genome shotgun sequence harbors:
- the LOC137725681 gene encoding uncharacterized protein; this encodes MMRYQRVSPDCVPLSNGKKPTMRAISKDDGITDTVTINSTVTSLEPTKPFRFRSQPTPQDPTQSQFGARPTSPNGEIHHQTQQRQDKSPSRTPSPIRGAGDVLLQWGQRKRSRVSRTEIRAVTDESSSSAQARQASKLQRRDKSMPPPPPPPPLPSSSSATSSFSNGSRLRKEGSGSLPSRNLVDRSATVNGSPSRNPAGGSNGRAASRSTAGKRSPPPEKNERKVPACSGRSSAAAKDDNKPNGAQADRGNHADSSLLQSDQLAVGAGADNSSAAAATASAAAAEKVNYEVVEWPRIYIALSRKEKEDDFLAMKGTKLPQRPKKRAKNVDRTLQYCFPGMWLSDLTRNRYEVREKKCVKKQKRRGLKGMDSVDSDSE